From Planctomycetia bacterium, the proteins below share one genomic window:
- a CDS encoding replication initiator protein A yields MTERLKQEGKKESDANAVEVVEGRDELNLAEFPLAALADRVPSDQKTLVFTDTIWDQQARQTVVRRLTISASDRYGLPTALDDEVILGLIQLSRQTRFADRNVTFSRYELINVLGWRQEGKSYRRVDESLRRWVGVTLYYDKAWWDKQAGCWVDAAFHMIDQIALPRRRGNSCGSAAEPTPSSFTWNEIVFGSFQAGYLKQLDMELYRRLNSTIAKRMLRFLDKRFYHRARWKFPLLEFACEHIGLSRNYDTGQLKRRLLPAIAELERVGFISQLPADARFVKLSRGHWQVSFTKTICHNRQSTKTSVVSPLVERLVARSVHARVASQLTASFPIHVIEAQIAAFDKLRAACDGRVSRNPAGYLVQSIRHGYQPAAKTDRASRQANQAARRSKSTRRAAMPVGGVTAELETGDSMRVAEFLAGLTPAQRSVLEAEAVQSAPLFLREGVLRTATSNTPAARNAYQAAILRQHVLRLLKQPGA; encoded by the coding sequence ATGACCGAGAGATTAAAGCAGGAAGGCAAGAAGGAATCCGACGCGAATGCGGTCGAAGTCGTGGAGGGGCGCGACGAACTGAACCTCGCGGAATTCCCTTTAGCGGCCCTGGCTGACCGCGTGCCTTCAGACCAGAAGACACTCGTGTTCACCGACACGATCTGGGACCAGCAGGCCAGGCAGACCGTGGTCCGCCGGCTGACGATCTCGGCGTCGGATCGCTACGGACTTCCCACGGCGCTGGACGACGAGGTGATTTTGGGGCTGATTCAATTGAGCCGCCAGACGCGATTTGCCGACCGGAATGTAACATTTAGTCGCTACGAGCTGATCAACGTCTTGGGCTGGCGGCAGGAAGGCAAGAGTTATCGTCGGGTCGACGAATCACTGCGGCGCTGGGTCGGCGTGACGCTCTACTACGACAAGGCTTGGTGGGACAAACAGGCGGGCTGCTGGGTCGACGCGGCCTTTCACATGATCGATCAGATCGCGCTGCCGCGGCGCCGCGGCAACTCTTGTGGTTCGGCTGCGGAGCCGACCCCGTCGTCGTTCACCTGGAACGAGATCGTATTCGGCAGTTTTCAAGCCGGCTATCTCAAGCAACTCGACATGGAGCTTTACCGCCGGTTGAATTCAACCATCGCCAAGCGAATGCTGCGGTTTCTCGACAAGCGGTTCTATCATCGTGCGCGTTGGAAGTTTCCGCTGCTGGAGTTCGCGTGCGAACATATCGGCCTGAGCCGCAACTACGACACGGGCCAACTGAAGCGACGGCTGCTCCCGGCCATCGCGGAATTAGAGAGAGTCGGATTTATCAGTCAACTGCCGGCCGACGCACGGTTCGTGAAGTTGTCGCGCGGGCATTGGCAAGTGAGCTTTACTAAAACTATTTGCCACAATCGCCAATCCACGAAAACGTCCGTCGTGTCGCCCCTGGTGGAACGACTCGTGGCCCGCAGCGTGCATGCCCGCGTGGCAAGTCAACTGACCGCGTCTTTCCCGATCCACGTGATTGAGGCCCAGATTGCCGCCTTCGACAAACTGCGCGCAGCGTGCGACGGCCGCGTTTCGCGTAATCCCGCCGGATATTTGGTGCAGTCGATTCGGCACGGTTATCAGCCCGCGGCGAAAACGGACAGGGCAAGTCGCCAAGCCAATCAAGCCGCGCGCCGCAGTAAGTCTACTCGCCGCGCCGCGATGCCCGTCGGCGGCGTCACCGCCGAATTAGAAACCGGCGATTCAATGCGCGTAGCCGAATTTCTAGCAGGCCTGACTCCCGCACAACGGAGCGTGCTCGAAGCGGAAGCGGTCCAATCAGCACCGCTATTCTTGCGCGAGGGCGTCCTGCGCACAGCGACCAGCAATACTCCGGCGGCTAGAAATGCCTACCAAGCCGCAATTCTCCGCCAGCATGTGCTGCGCTTGCTCAAGCAACCCGGCGCGTAA
- a CDS encoding ParA family protein, with product MPIIAVANQKGGTAKTTTAAAVGLLMARAGHDVHLIDMDPQASLTHAFGRREHEGRLFASLADATALPVERLDQRLTLTPSDITLSRGETEFMSRPARELCLRRALAATALAENCIVLIDCPPSLGVLAVNCLTAARQILLVIQPGGFELHALVHFEQTVTLLKEWVNPELSVAGAVLTNCHSRRTITEQVAGEVRRVYPLLGCVRMDAQLLYATTAGNIVGLHKSKALSDYDGVRINLEQRISWPNRPSAESQASWVG from the coding sequence ATGCCCATCATCGCCGTTGCCAATCAAAAGGGAGGAACCGCCAAGACGACGACGGCGGCTGCGGTCGGATTGTTAATGGCCCGCGCCGGCCACGACGTCCACCTGATCGACATGGACCCGCAGGCCAGCCTCACGCACGCCTTCGGTCGTCGCGAGCACGAGGGGCGGTTATTTGCGTCACTCGCGGACGCGACGGCGTTGCCAGTGGAACGGCTGGACCAGCGGCTAACGCTGACGCCCAGCGACATCACACTGTCCCGCGGCGAGACAGAATTCATGAGCCGTCCGGCGCGGGAACTGTGCTTGCGCCGCGCGCTGGCGGCGACCGCGCTGGCCGAGAACTGTATCGTGCTGATCGACTGTCCGCCGTCGCTCGGCGTGCTGGCGGTCAATTGCCTGACGGCCGCCCGGCAGATTCTGTTGGTAATTCAACCCGGCGGTTTTGAGCTACACGCCCTCGTGCATTTTGAACAGACGGTGACGCTGCTCAAAGAATGGGTGAACCCCGAGTTGAGCGTCGCGGGGGCCGTGCTAACGAATTGTCATTCGCGTCGGACCATTACTGAGCAGGTCGCTGGAGAAGTGCGGCGCGTCTATCCGCTGTTGGGATGCGTCCGCATGGACGCACAACTCTTATACGCGACCACCGCGGGAAACATCGTCGGTTTGCACAAATCAAAGGCTTTGTCGGACTACGACGGCGTGCGCATTAACTTGGAGCAGCGAATCTCATGGCCAAACAGACCGTCGGCGGAATCTCAGGCGTCTTGGGTGGGCTGA
- a CDS encoding DUF932 domain-containing protein has protein sequence MVNLTRAHHELFRRAPDEQFTSLDDLWQHCHDERRFSTEKWQLPQRLEPRADGDTILLSVADGEPCRLNDWSFSQLCRMSGVSKDTIGRLSSDTAGLALREVLPRAAKPVQLLAAGQTVRSLHGVAYTRLWNADLMDVVRNYAGDFQPPQIGVNGATGLYCGEQDLFAFLIDPAGWTEIEGEAFAPGFFVWNSEVGRRSLGIQTFWFQAVCQNHIVWDATEVVEFSRKHTASVQDGLNEIARRIAALTVKRDARRDGFVRAIRSTMTATLGTDADEAAKALLAHGIPRGLAKEALDIAQIQGRFTVFAIVDALTKLTQKMPFAGDRVELDQKAASLLALAV, from the coding sequence ATGGTCAATCTGACACGCGCGCATCACGAATTGTTCCGGCGCGCGCCAGACGAGCAGTTCACGAGTCTCGACGACTTGTGGCAGCATTGCCATGATGAACGACGGTTCTCGACCGAGAAGTGGCAACTGCCACAGCGGCTCGAACCGCGAGCCGACGGCGACACGATCCTGCTGTCGGTGGCAGACGGTGAACCCTGCCGGCTGAACGATTGGTCATTCAGTCAGCTCTGCCGGATGTCGGGTGTGAGCAAGGACACCATCGGCCGGCTGTCCTCCGACACGGCCGGCCTGGCGCTGCGTGAAGTGCTGCCCCGCGCGGCCAAGCCGGTGCAACTGCTCGCCGCCGGTCAGACCGTCCGCTCGCTGCACGGCGTGGCTTACACCCGCTTGTGGAACGCCGATTTGATGGATGTTGTGCGGAATTATGCCGGCGACTTCCAGCCGCCGCAAATCGGCGTCAATGGCGCGACTGGCCTGTACTGTGGCGAACAGGACTTGTTCGCGTTCCTGATCGATCCCGCAGGTTGGACGGAAATTGAGGGCGAAGCCTTTGCCCCCGGTTTCTTCGTCTGGAACTCGGAAGTCGGCCGACGGTCGTTGGGAATTCAGACGTTTTGGTTTCAGGCAGTCTGCCAAAACCACATCGTTTGGGACGCGACGGAAGTGGTGGAGTTCAGCCGCAAGCACACGGCCAGCGTGCAAGACGGTCTCAATGAGATCGCGCGACGGATCGCGGCCTTGACCGTGAAGCGAGACGCCCGGCGCGATGGATTCGTGCGGGCGATTCGCAGCACGATGACGGCTACGCTCGGCACCGATGCCGACGAAGCCGCCAAAGCGCTGTTGGCGCACGGCATTCCGCGAGGCTTGGCCAAGGAAGCGCTCGACATCGCCCAAATCCAGGGACGTTTTACGGTGTTCGCGATCGTGGACGCGCTGACGAAGCTCACGCAGAAGATGCCATTCGCCGGCGACCGGGTCGAGTTGGACCAGAAGGCGGCATCGCTCTTGGCCTTGGCCGTGTAG